Part of the Ardenticatenales bacterium genome is shown below.
TTGGGGTACAGCCCCCGCGCCAGCACCGCCTGCGTCCGTGGCGAAAGGTCCGCCGCCAGTTTTTCAATAAAAGTGGTCACGTCCTCCACCGCCAGCGGCGGCAAATGAAACGGAATCTGCACGATCTTCTGCAAATAGCTGTCGCCACGTATAGGCAGTTCTAGCCGCTCCCCGCCCGCCCCGCGCAGCATGGCCCCGTAGCGGATTTCAATACCCTGGCGAATCACAGCCTGATCCATGCCCAACACAAACACCGCGCCGGGCACTTCCAGGAACAGCTTGATCGCCTCCAGCACCTCCACCGCCTTCTCCGGCAGACAGCGGTCCAGGTCATCCACGAAAACGACCAGCCGACCTGCCGCGCCCGCGTCAATCAACTGCACCGCCTCCCGAAACATAGCCTCGAACTGCTCCATGTGGAACAACTGGCGGCGATGGTACTGCTTTGTCTCACGGCCAATGGCCGCCGCCGCTTTCTGGATTTCCGCCACGGGCGTATCGTCCCCGCCCATCATCTTTTTGAGTTGAGGGAACAGCCCCGCCGTACCCAATGTGGCCGCCGTCTCCACGCCCGCTTTGGTCGTATTGCTGATGAACTGCCACCAGTTGATAGCCCGCCCGCCCATCTCCGTCCAGTCCGCCGCCTGGTAGACGCTCTCCTCCAACCGCTGCAACAGGTCAACGAGCCGCTGCTCCCGCTCCCCTGGCTGCTGTAAAATAGGGCGTTCTTCGCGCGGCGCGCCCGCCGGTTCGGTCTCCCGTGGATACAGCGCATCCAGCACGCGCAAGATAAAGGCGCGCCACAAAGCCTCCTGGCGGTCATACTTCCACGCCGTAAACCAGACGGTGCGGCGGCTGTCTAGCCCTTCACCTTCCAGCTTCCGGCGCAACATGCGCATCAGGCTCGTCTTGCCGCTGCCCCACGGACCAAAAACGCCCACCGTCAGCGGCGTCTCCGCCTGCGTAATCACATCATACAGCGCCGCCCGGAAATCGTCGTAACGCAGCAAATCATCACTTGTAGCCTGATCCGTATGGTATCGCCCCATCGCTCTTTTTCTCCCTATAAAAGGTAAGGCGCGCATCGCATAACGCCGCGCGACTTTGAAATCAGACCGCCGCCAATCACCACTCTCCCGTCAATTCCTCGCTTTCCTGCTCCGCATAAGGGGGGCACTGATCGATGTAAAGAATATCCGCTGTCCGATCATAGCGAAAGGTCAGTCGCGTTTCCATGTTTTATCTTCTCGAGTCTGGCGAAATCCACATATAATGATCGGAGTCGAGGCTTTAGCCGGGTCAAGCTCCCTATGCGGACCGGCTGAAGCCTCCACTCCAAGAGAGCCAGAGTCCAGTTGGCTTCTTCAAACATCGTGTCATTGGTTGCACGCCAGAGAATCTTTCGAGGGGGTATTGTAGCATAAAGCCACTCCCGGTAGGCGTAGATTACAAAAATCTTGGAGATTTTTGTAATCTTGGGCAGCGCGGCGGTGGGGCGGCGGCTTGCGGGTCGGGGGGGATGCGGTTAGCGCAGGCGGAGTTCCTGGTAGGCGTATATCTGGTAGGGATAAGGGATGTTGTTGAGGGCGGCGAGGGTGGGCCAGTCGAGGCCGAAGCGGGCGGCGACGGCGGCGAGGGTGTCGCCGGGCTGGACGAGGTAGGTGGCGGGGAGGGTAGGCGTGGTGGCGCTGCTCCCTGGCAGTCGTAGCACCTGGCCCGGATAAACGGTATAGGGTGGGTAGAGGCCGTTGAGTTGGGCCACGGCCTGCCAGTCCAACCCCAGGCGGCGGCAAATTTGCGCCAGATATTCCCCCGCCTGCACCGTGTAGGTGCTGTCCCCGGCGGAGGGGATGCTGCCGGCAGGGGGCGAAGGGGCGGTGGTCCCGCCGGGCAGGCGCAGCACCTGGCCCGGATAAATCGTGTAGGGGAAGGTCAACTGGTTGAGGCGGGCGAGATCGGGCCAGGTGACGCCAAAGCGGGCGGCAATGGAGGCAAGGCGGTCGCCGGATTGCACGGTGTAGCCGTCCTGGCCGGTGGGCGACGGCGGCGGGACGGTGGGGGCCAGGCCGCGCACGAGGACGGCCATGTTCCCCAACACGGACCAGGAGGTGAGGAAGTCGGTGGCGCGGATGTATTGGGTGAGGCCGTCGGCGGCGTTGATCAAGACAACGGTCGTGGGTGTGTAGCCGACAAAGAGGAAGGTATGCTCAAAGGCGGCCACGGTCGTTTGCCGGCCATCCTGCGCTGTGTACAACTGGGGCGTGCCCGCCCACACGTTGCCCACGAGCCAGACGATGGCGGGGCGACCCGCGGCTGCTTCGGCGCGCAGGTCGTCGAGGGAGAAGCCGCGCCCCGCCTGCGCGTCCAATCCGTAGGCGCGCAGCAATTGGGCCACCGGCCCGGCGTGGACGCCATAGTCGTTGGGTGGGATATTGCCCCAGGCGCCATGCACATCGCCGACAAAACCCACGTCAGGGTTGTCGGAACGGGGCAGGCCGGCGAAGAAGGTCGTTTCGCTGACGTTGACGCCCCAGAAAGCGGCCAGGTCGGCCGCGGAGCGGGATTCGCAGGAGAGGCGATACGTCTGGGCGTGGCCGACGACGCCGTTGACGGTGGCGGAATCGGGAAGCTGCGCCGCGGCAACAGGCGCAGCCCAACCGCCAGACACCAGGATGAAAAGCAATATGAAAACGAGGCGTTGTTTCATGGGTCATGTAGGGCGGGTTGGCGACCCGCCTAATGCGCTGTTGCGGACAAGACGTTATGCAGGAGACAACATTCTCCGGTATTGTAGCTGAATGTTATGTCTTTTGGCGAAGGCGGCTTAAAATAGGTGAGGGGATGGAGAGCCAAACGATCATGGCTCATGTTGGCAAAGCGGGCGGGTTGGCAACCCGCCCTACAGGATATGAAGGAGGGTTTAAGCGATGTTACGACGGATTCTTTTGGTAGGGATCATGGCGGCGGCAACGCTGGTGGCGTTGTGGGGGAGCAGGCAGCAGGAGGTGGCGGCGGCCAGTGAGGGGCAGGTGGTGTATCAGGCAGGGGCGGCCAACGCAGACATCACGCCCACCGATTGGCAGACGTGCGTCTACTGGATGGCGGGGTACAGCATTGGCCGGGCGGCTACCTCCATCCACGACTCGCTGATGACGCGGGTGGTGGTGATTGATGATGGCAGCACGCCGATGGCGATTGTCACGTTTGACGTGATCGGGATTACGTCGGACGACGCGGACGCCATTCAGGACACGATCGCGGCGCAGTTGCCGCAGTTGGCGGGGCACATTCTCATTCACGCCACGCACGAGCATGAGGGGCCGGACACGATTGGCATCTGGGGCGGCGCGTGCGGACCGCCGCTGGCCAATCCGCGCCCGCAGCAGTACATTGATTACATGGCGGCGCAGGCGACGGCGGCGACACAGCAGGCGTGGGACAGCCGTGAGCCGGTGAGCGTGACGTTTGCGAACATTGAGCATGATCCGCTGCTGAGCGACCTGATGCGTGATTCGCGCACGCCGCAGGTGTGGGACCCGTATGCGCGGCTGATGATTTTTACAGGGATGAATGGGCCGGTGGCGACGCTGGTGAACTGGGCCAGCCACCCAGAGGTGCTGGGGTCGGAGAACCAGGCGATGACGGCGGACTACGTGAAGTGGGTGGTGGACGAAATTGAGGCGGATTTGGGGGGCGCGGCCATCTTCGTGAACGGCGCGATTGGCGGGCTGCTCACGAGCAACGGCGGCAGCGTTTTGCCCGAACTGCCGGATGATAGCTTCGAAAAGGCAGAGGCGGTGGGTCGGCAGTTGGCGCAGCGGCTGCTGGGGCAGTTGCAGAATCCGGGGCCGAACGACGTCATCGCCACTTACCAGATGCTGCCACCGCTGCAATACAGCACGCGCGAATTTTACTTGCCGGTGGAGAACCGCGCCTTGATTTTGGGGCAGGCGCTTAATCGCATTCCAAAGCAGATGGTGCGCCAGTTCCAGATTCCGCCGCAGGAGTGGCGGCGCATCGATCTGCTGGCGAAGTATACGAACACGGAGTCGAACTTCATCCGCATTGGGCCGGCGGCGATCCTCACGGTGGGGGGTGAGTTGTATCCGGAATTGCTGGTGGGCGGGATTGAACCGGTGGGCATCCCGCCTTTCAACACGTTGCCGCCGGAAGCCCCGCTGGTGGGCAATCCCGGCTTTGCGCCTTATGAGTTCCAGTTTTTCTTTGGGCTGACCAATGACTTTATCGGCTACATCATTCCCATTTCGGAGTGGGATGGCTGGGCGGGCGGCCAGTATGGGGAAGATTTCGCTCTGTCGCACGATGAGGGGCCGATCCTGTCGTACAACCTCCATTTGCTGATGCTGGGGTATGAGACGGGAACGTATCCGAGTAATTGATGGGTGAATGGGGGGGCGCAGGAATCTTCCTGGAAGCTTTCAGCTTCCAGGAAGATGACGGACTAAGGGCGCACCCGTTAATAGAGGCTTCGCTCGGGAATTGACGAAGCGAACCCTATGGCGTGAGGTCGAAGATACGGGTGTGGTCGCGGAAGACGCGCAGGCGCTTGAGGAGGGCGCGGGCGGCGTCGGGGCTGTCCACCGTTTTGTCCACGCTGTATGTGCGGTATTCGCAATAGGCCGGGGTGACTTCGATGACGGCGTAGCCCCAGTGGTAGCCGTCGAAAAAGCGTACGTGCGGGTTGAGGAGGCGCACGAGGCCTTCGCCGATCTCGAAGGGGAAGCCGAGGTCGGCCAGGACTTCGCCCACGTTGGAGGAGGTGACGGCGGGGGTCATGAATTCGACGCCGACGACGTTGTTGGGGTCGTTGTTGTCGTGGTTGGCGTAGTCAATTTTGAGGTAGCCGGCCATGTAGGCGTGCAGGTCTCCGGTGAGGGTGACGAGGTTTTTGATGCCGGCATCTCTCACCTGCGTCAACACACTCTGCCTCTCATACTCATACCCATCCCACGCATCCAGATTGAGATAAATATCCCCGTTCGGATTATTCGGGCGGGGGATAATCAACTCCATTTGCAGCACCTCATTCCCCCACAACTTCCAGATCGCCGGCGAATTCAGCAACCCATCCACCAGCCAATCCCGTTGTGTCGGCCCCAACATGGACTGCGACGGATCCGACTGCATGGGGCAGCCCAGGTTGACGTAGCGGCCACCGATCGTGGTCTCGCCGCAGGGGTGTGGGCTACGGTAGGTACGCTCGTCGGTCATGAAGAGGTCCACCAGATCGCCAAACTGAAAGCGACGATAGATGGTGAGGTAGTCGTGTGGGTGGGTGGCGTTGGGGTCGATTTGGGGACGTGCCGGCATATACTCCGCCCAGGCCCGTTGTGATTCCAACTTCAACTGCGTCAACGCATTCGGATCAGCCACAAACGGATGATCCGGCGCGCCCGGCGCATCCAACTCATAATCCCAATAACTATCATTCGCAAACTCATGATCATCCCAGATGATGATGAACGTGTGCCGCTCCATCACCTCCTGCAAGAAATGGTCCGAATGGTAGGTACGATAAAGATAGCGGTACGCCTCCAACCCCGTGGCCGGGCTGCCCCCCGGAATTTGCAGCACGTGATTGGGATACGCCTGATTGGTGCTGCCGCTTTCATAGATGAAATCCCCCACGTGGATGACAAAATCCACGTCCTCCTGCGCCAGGTAATGGAGCGCCGGATAGTAGCCATTCGTGTAATGCTGGCACGTCAGCAGGCCGAATTTCAGGTTGGTCGGGGAACTGTCGGATGCCGGCAAAGTGCGGCAGCGACCAATACGACTAGACGTGTTCGCATAAATAAAGCGATAGTAGTACACGCTACCCGCGCCCAGGCTGCCATCCAGGTCCAACTTCACCACATAGTCACTGTTCGCGTCAAAATCCGCGCTGGCAACGAGTCCTTGAGCCACAATCTGCGTGAAACCCGTATCCGCGGCCACCTGGAAAGCCAGATTCGTGTCCGGCTGCCACTGATCATCATTGACGCGCGTCCACAGAATCACGCCGGCGGCAGTAGGATCACCAGAAGCCACCGAAACGCCAAAAACATCCTCCGGCGGCAAGTTAGGGTCAAAAGCGAAATGCGCCTGATCAGGCGGATCGGCAAACCTGGAACCGCCCGGCCCTAATAGCACGTACGGCGTTACCAGGCCCAGCGCGCCCAGACCGGCGCTACGAATAAATTCTCGACGGGTGATTTTGCGAGCCATGCGAAAGATACTCCTCTGAGTGAATGAAAGGCGAAAGTCGATTAGGGGGGCGTGGATGGTGGTCGATGAGAACCGCGAAAGAAACAGGATATTTGTAACAGCAAAAAGCCTTTGTGACAAAATTTGACCAACCTGCTTTCAGTAGCCTTTTTATGCCATTTCTCGTACACTCAATGACCGTCAATCTATGTTTATTGGGAGAATTGGGCTACAAGAGGGGTTGTCCCATTTTCTAAATGGGACGGTAGACGGGTAGGGTCCGATGTTGTCCCATTTTCTAAATGGGACCGTGGACTGGTAGGGTCCGATGTTGTCCCATTTTCTAAATGGGACGGTAGACGGGTAGGGTCCGATTTGGAAAATCGGACTACAGTAGGGGTTGTCCCATTTTCTAAATGGGTCTTTGGCACACACCCATTGGAAATTCGCCCGACAAGGATGTTCTTAAAGGAGCAATGATGTCTCAACGCGAAACATATGCCGTACAGGTAGCCGGTCTTAATCGCTTCCTGCCTATTTTCGAGGTCGCCCCCGGCGTAAAAATCGCCATTTTCAACATGCTGGGCGACACGCACATCGTCAAAGCCGCCGCCGCCGTCCTCGCGGAAAAACTGGCGCAAACGCCCGCAGACGTGCTGGTGACGGCGGAAGCCAAGAGCATTCCCCTCATCTACGAAATGAGCGCCCTCATGGGGCTGCCCTACGTGGTGCTGCGCAAGACCTACAAGCCCTACATGGGCGACGCTATCAGCGCCGAAACGCTCTCGATCACCACGGGCAAGCCGCAGGAGCTGTATCTGGATGAGAAGGACCGTCAGCGCGTGGGGAACAAGAACGTGATTCTGGTGGATGACGTGGTGAGCACGGGCAGCACGCTCAACGCGATGCAAGAGGTCATTCGCGCCGCCGGTGGGCACGTCACCCAGGTAGCCGCCGTCTTCACCGAAGGGGATCAGGACTGGTCCCACGTGCTGGCGCTGGGCAATTTGCCCGTGTTTTTGCAGGACAAGGAGTAAGAACGGTCAAGATGGCGTTGCAAGGTCACGCAAGCCGGAAGCCAACCCCGGCGACACTCTCCATCTTTCACCATCTTTTCGCTTCCGTGGCGGAGGAGATGGGCGTGGCGCTGGAGCGGGCGGCGTATAGCCCGAATATCAAGGAGCGGTTGGATTTTAGCTGCGCCGTTTTCCTGGGGGATGGGCGGATGCTGGCGCAGGCGGCGCATATTCCCGTACATCTGGGCGCAATGCCGGCATCCGTCCGCACCGCCATCACCCATTGTCAACCCTTCCGCCCCGGCGACGTCGTCATCCTCAACGACCCCTACCTCGGCGGCAACCACCTCCCCGACATCACCCTCGTCTCCCCCATCTTCATCGACGAATCCACCCCCACCGCCCCCGACTTCTTCGTCGCCAGCCGCGCCCACCACGCCGACGTCGGCGGCATGTCCCCCGGCTCCATGCCCCAATCCACGGAACTGTACCAGGAGGGCCTGATCATCCCCCCCGTGAAACTGGTGGACGGCGGTCAGCGCAACGACGCCCTCTGGCAGATCATCTTGCGCAACGTACGCACGCCCGTGGAACGGAGCGGCGACCTGGCGGCGCAGTTGGCCGCGCACCACATCGGCGACCGCCGCCTGCGCGAAATTGTGCGGCGGTATGGCGGCGCGGAAACGCAAGCCCACGCCATCGCTCTGATCGCCTACGCGGAAACGCTCACGCGCGCGGCCATTGCCCACATTCCCGATGGGGTGTACACGTTTTGCGACTACCTGGATGATGATGGGCAAACGGCGGAGCCTGTGCCCGTGCAGGTGACGTTGACGGTGGATGGAGAGCGGTTGCTGGCGGATTTTGCCGGCACAGCCCCCGCCGTCCAGGGCAATCTCAATGCCGTGCCCGCCATCGTCACATCCGCCACCGCCTACTGCCTCCGCTGCGCCGCCCTGGCCCTGACACAAACCGATCTACCCATGAACGAAGGCGCATTCACGCCGCTAGAAGTGCGCGTGGAACCCGGTTCGCTCCTCGATCCCACGCCGCCGCACGCCGTCGCTGCCGGCAACGTGGAAACCTCCCAGCGCATCGTAGATGTCGTCTTTGGCGCATTGGCGCAGGCACTGCCCGACCTCATCCCCGCCGCCAGCCAGGGAACCATGAACAACCTCACCTTCGGCGGCAGCGGCGAAAACGGCCCCTTCGCCTACTACGAAACCATTGGCGGCGGCGCGGGCGCCGGTCCAACGGCAGACGGCGTCAGCGGCGTCCACGTCCACATGTCCAACACGCTAAACACACCCGTGGAAGCGCTGGAATACGCCTTCCCCCTGCGCGTCCTCGCCTACGAACTGCGCCACGGCTCCGGCGGCAGCGGACGGCACCACGGCGGCGATGGCCTCGTGCGCAGTCTGCAATTTCTGCGCCCCGTCACCGTCACCCTCACCAGCGAACGCCGCCGCCGCGCCCCCTACGGATTAAACGGCGGGCAACCAGGGCAGCCGGGCGAAAACCACCTGTTGCGCGAAGGCGCGACACAAGCACTACCGGGCAAGGTCACCATTCGCCTGCAATCGGGCGACACGCTGCGCATCGAAACGCCCGGCGGTGGCGGCTGGGGGGCGGCAGATTGATCCCGCTAGGCTCCAGGCGCAATCGGTTGTCGTGGACCATCGGCCTGTCGCTGGTGGCGCTGTGGCTGGCCGCCGGCTGCCGCCCCACCCCCAAACCGGTGGCCGCGCTGCCCGCGCTCACCCCCACCGGCTCGGCCACGCCCGCCGCGCCGATGGCCACAGCTTCGCATACGCCCCGCCCGGTCCCAACCGAGACAGCTATCTCCCCGCCCACCCTCACACCCATCCCCACGGCAACCGCGACGCCCACGCACACCCCCTCCCCCACGCCCACGGCCACGGCCACGGCAACCCCCATCGGGCCATGCGCCGCGCGCAATCCCGGCGACGATCTGTTCGCGCTGGTGACGCACGATTACGGCCTTAGCCGCGACTTCGCGCCGAATGATCTGGTGCCGCTGGCGGAATTCTTCAGCATTGACGTGACACTGGGCTATCCGACGGAACTACGCCAGGTGGTGATCGCGCCGCTGGTGCGTATGGTGCAAGACATGCAGGCGGCGGGGCTGCATCCACAAATCCTGTCGGGCTATCGCAGCTATGCGTCGCAGGCGGTGGCGTACGACAAATGGCTGCAAAAGGAACCGGAACGGGCGAACATCC
Proteins encoded:
- a CDS encoding LysM peptidoglycan-binding domain-containing protein, with protein sequence MKQRLVFILLFILVSGGWAAPVAAAQLPDSATVNGVVGHAQTYRLSCESRSAADLAAFWGVNVSETTFFAGLPRSDNPDVGFVGDVHGAWGNIPPNDYGVHAGPVAQLLRAYGLDAQAGRGFSLDDLRAEAAAGRPAIVWLVGNVWAGTPQLYTAQDGRQTTVAAFEHTFLFVGYTPTTVVLINAADGLTQYIRATDFLTSWSVLGNMAVLVRGLAPTVPPPSPTGQDGYTVQSGDRLASIAARFGVTWPDLARLNQLTFPYTIYPGQVLRLPGGTTAPSPPAGSIPSAGDSTYTVQAGEYLAQICRRLGLDWQAVAQLNGLYPPYTVYPGQVLRLPGSSATTPTLPATYLVQPGDTLAAVAARFGLDWPTLAALNNIPYPYQIYAYQELRLR
- a CDS encoding alkaline phosphatase D family protein; its protein translation is MARKITRREFIRSAGLGALGLVTPYVLLGPGGSRFADPPDQAHFAFDPNLPPEDVFGVSVASGDPTAAGVILWTRVNDDQWQPDTNLAFQVAADTGFTQIVAQGLVASADFDANSDYVVKLDLDGSLGAGSVYYYRFIYANTSSRIGRCRTLPASDSSPTNLKFGLLTCQHYTNGYYPALHYLAQEDVDFVIHVGDFIYESGSTNQAYPNHVLQIPGGSPATGLEAYRYLYRTYHSDHFLQEVMERHTFIIIWDDHEFANDSYWDYELDAPGAPDHPFVADPNALTQLKLESQRAWAEYMPARPQIDPNATHPHDYLTIYRRFQFGDLVDLFMTDERTYRSPHPCGETTIGGRYVNLGCPMQSDPSQSMLGPTQRDWLVDGLLNSPAIWKLWGNEVLQMELIIPRPNNPNGDIYLNLDAWDGYEYERQSVLTQVRDAGIKNLVTLTGDLHAYMAGYLKIDYANHDNNDPNNVVGVEFMTPAVTSSNVGEVLADLGFPFEIGEGLVRLLNPHVRFFDGYHWGYAVIEVTPAYCEYRTYSVDKTVDSPDAARALLKRLRVFRDHTRIFDLTP
- a CDS encoding hydantoinase B/oxoprolinase family protein; translation: MALQGHASRKPTPATLSIFHHLFASVAEEMGVALERAAYSPNIKERLDFSCAVFLGDGRMLAQAAHIPVHLGAMPASVRTAITHCQPFRPGDVVILNDPYLGGNHLPDITLVSPIFIDESTPTAPDFFVASRAHHADVGGMSPGSMPQSTELYQEGLIIPPVKLVDGGQRNDALWQIILRNVRTPVERSGDLAAQLAAHHIGDRRLREIVRRYGGAETQAHAIALIAYAETLTRAAIAHIPDGVYTFCDYLDDDGQTAEPVPVQVTLTVDGERLLADFAGTAPAVQGNLNAVPAIVTSATAYCLRCAALALTQTDLPMNEGAFTPLEVRVEPGSLLDPTPPHAVAAGNVETSQRIVDVVFGALAQALPDLIPAASQGTMNNLTFGGSGENGPFAYYETIGGGAGAGPTADGVSGVHVHMSNTLNTPVEALEYAFPLRVLAYELRHGSGGSGRHHGGDGLVRSLQFLRPVTVTLTSERRRRAPYGLNGGQPGQPGENHLLREGATQALPGKVTIRLQSGDTLRIETPGGGGWGAAD
- a CDS encoding M15 family metallopeptidase yields the protein MSWTIGLSLVALWLAAGCRPTPKPVAALPALTPTGSATPAAPMATASHTPRPVPTETAISPPTLTPIPTATATPTHTPSPTPTATATATPIGPCAARNPGDDLFALVTHDYGLSRDFAPNDLVPLAEFFSIDVTLGYPTELRQVVIAPLVRMVQDMQAAGLHPQILSGYRSYASQAVAYDKWLQKEPERANILSAPPGYSEHQLGTTIDFGSPELPTIVGQEDIQFHTYFYLTSEGQWLANYAHQYGFTLSFPRDTLEITGFYYEPWHFRYVGVELATILKNLGVSFTEYALQNLPPPCVP
- a CDS encoding adenine phosphoribosyltransferase (Catalyzes a salvage reaction resulting in the formation of AMP, that is energically less costly than de novo synthesis); translation: MSQRETYAVQVAGLNRFLPIFEVAPGVKIAIFNMLGDTHIVKAAAAVLAEKLAQTPADVLVTAEAKSIPLIYEMSALMGLPYVVLRKTYKPYMGDAISAETLSITTGKPQELYLDEKDRQRVGNKNVILVDDVVSTGSTLNAMQEVIRAAGGHVTQVAAVFTEGDQDWSHVLALGNLPVFLQDKE